The Chanos chanos chromosome 9, fChaCha1.1, whole genome shotgun sequence genome includes the window TGTGTACTGGGAAGAGACTGGAAGTAGTAACACCCAAAAGCTGGATAATGTTTTAGTTAGGGAAAAGATTTCAACCTCTGGACTCGTTGTTGAAATATATTAGCTCATATCACAGGAAGCTACAGTTTGGCTAAGTGTGAAGTTAAGCAACGCTCTTGCTTTCTAGTTTGACTGCACCATCGGTACTACTTTTCCTGCTACGCCTACTTTGTCTTGAGAACAGTACTTAGACCAAACATCCTGAAAGCAATACTTTCTGCTGAAATATGTAGCATTTTACTTATCCATATGCAAATCACCTTTTGATTTGAACAGCAGATCATTATCTCATGCATTGTTTTTATTGGTTGTCTGGTCAGTGTAGTGACAAGCGCATCTTGCGGTGTTGTTACTGGTTGGTTCTATGCCAACGTGTCATGCGTTTACGGTAAGTGGGGTGTTGTATGTATGGGGACCGACCTAGGCAGGTGTGGCAAACAGGTGAACTGGAGCCAAAAGGACGTGTAAGGTGTCAGTTGTATCTTGAATAGCCAAGCTGTTTATTTCCCATCTCTAACACTTGACGTGGTACCTTGTTTGAttaaattatttacatttaattttcgTGTTCAAATAACATGCGAGTGGACATTATGCTGAACGACAACGCTGGATACCGGCAAAATTCAAATATAGGATTAGCTCGCGAGTTCGTCATGCCGTCTGAGCAGCAGAAGTTAAGTAGCTGTTAACAGGACTCAGGGCATTAGTGGAATTGTTTTGCACAACTTTTTTTGGAACGAGATTTTGAAATGGACCAGTGACGTCATCTATCGAGATGCCAGGGTTGTTGATTGTTAACTTCAGCTGAGACTGTTATCATCCCGGAACATCGTAGCATATGGTAGTGTAATGGTTGGGAGTTCTTCTTCCCTGAGACACCGCTGGAATTTAGCCATGGGGACACTGTGGATATTTTACTCTGCGACTATGCCAGCCTTTCTGCTGCTTCTACTACTGGGTCCATCTCTGAGGCTGTCTGATGCCATGTCCCGAGACGAGCGACATAAGTTAAGGTGAGCTGGGTGTATGGGATTTGTGATTAGTTGAGAAATGTTCGGTTTTCAGTAACTTTGACCGAAGCTGTGTCCgagtcactgaaaaaaaacttgtgtgtAGGCTGactaaaagtgtgtgtgtgtgtgtgtgtgtgtgtttccacagagaCCAGGTGGTGGAGATGTTTGACCACGCTTATCAGAATTACATGGTATGTGAACTTTAACTGTTTTCAAGAATGTGCTcctcagaacaaacaaattGCTCTGTTGTAATTTGGGTATTTACTCCTTCGTAGTTCAAAGCCTTTATAGAGGTGACGTCTCTCTAGCCCAAATTTTAATCTGTACTGAAAGGAAGGGAATTTACCCTAGCATATGTAGACCCACTTCTTATGACATTAATTAACCCCAGGAAACAAAATTGTCATTGTAAAAATTTTACACACTTTGGGCAGTATTGTTTGGGTGACTTTCTTTCCTCCTACTTTTACCCCTTTTCAGTTTAAACCTGCATTTGGATACTTTTTACAGATGAGGGGTATCTGCCTTTATGATCTGAGACCGGCATTACCACTCATTTGTTAATCAGTGCTTTAATGCTGTGTATATGCTTTTGTATCACCCTGTGCTGTCGTATGGCTCTAGAGGCAGTTAtggccactctctctctctctctctctcgctctccctccctctctcgctctctctctcgctctctcgctctctctctctctctctctctctcaggaacatGCCTACCCAGCAGATGAACTGATGCCACTGACGTGCCGAGGGAGAGTGCGTGGGCAGGAGCCCAGTCGGGGAGATGTGGATGATGCACTTGGAAAGTAAgttactgagagagagcgagcgagagagagagcgagagagagagagagagctgtggaCACCATGTTGAGAAATGGTCAGATGGATGAAGCGTAAGCGTTGAATCAGGTCCAGAGGGAGACTGTCGGAACTAATTTAAAATGCTCCCCAGTGCTGACAATCATGAATCCAAATGGGATTTGACTCACAGCCAATGACCAATGCCTGGTTTCTGTCTACTCAGGTTCTCTCTAACCCTTATTGACACGCTGGACACTCTAGTGGTGAGTAATCCATTCACCTGCAGGTTTAAACctatctgccttttttttattcctctggATTCATATTCCTAAACCTTTGCTGGTCTGAGATATTGATTGAAGCTTGTTGAAAATGAGCATAGAGATTGCTTCTGCTGCATTTCAtcacgtccccccccccctctctcagctGTTAAACAAAACTGCCGAGTTTGAGGCCGCTGTCAGAAAAGTCCTGTCAGACGTGCGGCTGGACAATGACATCGTGGTTTCTGTCTTTGAGACTAACATCCGTGTACTGGGGTAAGGCAGTCATATGAAATTCTGAAAGTTAATTGGAAAATTGTCAAAtcgaacccaaaaaaaaaaaaaagtcaatcctttttttctaattgaGATCTCAATGCtcgtgtatcttttttttttttcctcattaaatgTGTCGTTCTGTGACTGATGTTTCAGGGGACTTCTTGGGGGACATTCGATGGCTGTGATGCTGAAGGACAGTGGACGCCACATGCTATGGTACAGGGACGAGCTGCTACAAATGGCCAAAGACCTGGGGCTCAGACTTCTGCCTGCCTTTAACACCAGCAGTGGCCTGCCCTATCCAAGGGTGAGCAGGCGCACGCAAACACGCGCGCCTACGCCGCTTCCAAAAAAAATGCCTTTCACTCTCCGTTAGAAAGCTTCGATTCAGTGTaatcaaacaccacacactcttaACTTAGTTCATCTAAGATCTAAACATGTTCTCGTGTCCCTTGTTATTCTTCTTTCTATTGGTTTCTCCAGTATCACTGAGACGGGGCCCCAGACAGACAccccagtcacacacaaatTATTCTCTTCCACTCTGAGTCAGCCGATTGGCAAGCAATTCTGCAAAAGTTTGCCTGGGGTGTGTGGGTTGAAGATGGGCTTTATGACTGCGCAATTAGATTATTCGCATGGATTAATTCCATACAGCTGCTGCGGTTTttcaaattgtgttttttttttttttttttgcggacgAATGCTCTCAATGTAGAAATTTGTCTGAAGAAGTCGTTAGTGAGAGTATATTGTCCTTTTCAAAGGCTGGACTGTGTTTCTGCCCTACGCTTCAAAACCTGAAACAGACTTCTAAAGTAAATTTTTCGGCTTCGGCACACTCTGaaagaaacatgttttattACCCTTGACTAATCTTACCCAAAAGGTGAACTTGCGGTACGGCGTGAGGGGTCCAGAGACTCGAACAGGCACCGAAACGGACACCTGTACGGCCTGCGCTGGCACCATGATCCTTGAGTTTGCTGCTCTGAGCCGTTTCACCGGGGATCCTATATTTGAGGTAAAGTATCATTTAGCCACAAATTAAAAATTTGCATAATTCAAACTTCAAGACCGACCTGACGTCGTTTTCCAGCGCGTCGGTCGTTTTGACGCGCTCAGACGTTCTGATTTCGAGACATGACCTTCTAAATGAATTTATACTATGCAGGCTCATGCACGGAGAGCGCTCGACTTTCTGTGggagaaaagacaaaggaacAGTAATCTCGTAGGAACGACCATTAACATTCATTCTGGAGAGTGGGTTCGTCGAGGTGAGCACGACCAGTCTGGGGAATATTCATTCTTTCGTAAAGAGCACGCATACGAAGCAAGTTTGTCAAATTGGCTGACTTCTAAATGTAAAACGTTTCTGAACTTCACGTTCTTCAGATAGCGGTGTGGGAGCTGGCATCGACTCCTACTACGAGTACCTCCTTAAAGCTTACATTCTGCTGGGAGACGACCAGTTACTCCAACGATTCAACATtgtaagtgcttttttttttttcctctttccaccATCTTACCCTAACCGGTTTTCTGTTTGCCGTGttaacctgtttttgtttgctgaaGAAGATCTTATTTACACAAGTGTTTTCACCGTGTGAAGGGTGGTTCTTTTATGTGCCTCTGTAACATGGAACGCAGCTGttaaatgtttggtttttttggatgCTTTCCAGCACTACGCATCCATAATGAAGTACATCAGCCAGCCCCCTCTGTTGCTTGACGTTCACATCCACAAACCTCTGTTGCCTGCCCGGACCTGGATGGACTCTCTCCTGGCCTTTTTCCCAGGTCTACAGGTGGGATGTGATTCCTCTTATTAATAATATCAGTGTGGTTTGTGtcagcagaaaacacaaaccaaattaggctttttttttttttcccccctccgcCACAATTACTCTTTTGCTCACATGGTTGctattgtgtttatttgctgagtagtttgtttgtttgtttgtttgtttgtttgtttttaactttgtgAATTGTTCTGGCAGGTTCTGAAGGGAGACATTCGGCCTGCTATAGAGACCCACGAGATGCTTTATCAGGTCACCAAGAAGCACAATTTTCTCCCCGAGGCAAGTTCAAACTCCTCTGTGAACGGGAGATGTAACACTCTGAACGAGGTTTTGCTATAGTAACCCTTGGTTCATTAGCTCTCACTAATccccacgtctctctctctctctctctctctctctctctctctctctccccaggccTTTACTACTGATTTCAGAGTGCACTGGGCTCAGCATCCACTCCGGCCTGAGTTTGCAGAGAGCACCTACTTCTTGTACAAGGTACCACAAAACCAAAATCAGTCAATTCAATTCATCACAGGTCGAAACTGATCGTAGTTACAGTAAAGCCCTAACTGCTGAGGTCTCCATTGGAACAGGGGTGTGATATTTATGGTCTAGTGTACTTTGGGAGCATGTCCTATTGGGTCCTGTAAAGAGGTCACACAGTTCTCCAGAGCGATTTAATCTATAGAACATAACACGTTATGAACCCACTTCGCTGGTTCTTCCAGGCCACCAGGGATCCATACTACCTGGAGGCGGGTCGCACCGTTCTTGAAAACTTGAACCGATTCGCCCGCGTCCCCTGCGGCTTCGCCGCCATGAAGGACGTGAGGACGGGAAGCCATGAGGATCGGTGAGTCAGACCGCAACGCGGGTAGAGGGGAAtgatgggggcgggggggcgcGTCGACAGCAGCGAGCGTCTGGAGCACGCTCGCTGTGCCAGGAGCTGTGTAGCAATGAGATAAATGTGATATTAGTTGGCAGTGtctctcattccttttttttttttttcccccgcctGTTCTTCACAGCATGGATTCGTTTTTCCTGGCAGAGATGTTTAAGTATCTCTTTCTGCTGTTCGCTGACGAGGATGACTTACCCTTTGATGTTGAGGACTACATCTTCACCACGGAAGCTCATCTTCTACCCCTTTCTTTGTCGACCACACCGCGTTCAAGGACAACCCCTGCTGTGAACACCGTGGTATTGCATGCCCATGTTAGGGATTCTTCTCCTGTATGCGGTCGAGATCAAAACATTCAGGGAATCATGTagtttctcccccctccccttctctttaCAGACAGAAGAAGAACTGGAAGACCCAAATTTCGACTGGACCTGTCCCAACACACGTCTCCTCTTCCCTGACCCGGCTTTCCCCAGGAACCTCCGCGACCCAATCAGGAGCGCCGTGGATAAGAGCTGCCCACGCCCCTCTCTTCCCCGGTAGGTGATGGAAAGTAATTAcaccctttttttaaacattcatttctcaTCATGCCCTGCTCCTTTTGGAAACAATATCATCAGACTTAaccaaaatatgttttattggAGTTCATGAAAGATTTAGTTAGAGGTCAGCGGGGGaagctctcctctctcctctctcacctcctcccgtctcgtctctcctcctcctcctcctcctcctcctcctcctcccccttctGTCTCCTGCAGGGAGCCGGGAATGGGTCGACCTCCTCTGCGTGCCCAGGACTTCATGGCTAATAACCCAGAGCATCTGGAACTGCTGAGACGTATGGGTGTGAGTCTCATTCACCTGAAGGATGGCCGAGTTCAGCTA containing:
- the edem3 gene encoding ER degradation-enhancing alpha-mannosidase-like protein 3 isoform X1 translates to MVGSSSSLRHRWNLAMGTLWIFYSATMPAFLLLLLLGPSLRLSDAMSRDERHKLRDQVVEMFDHAYQNYMEHAYPADELMPLTCRGRVRGQEPSRGDVDDALGKFSLTLIDTLDTLVLLNKTAEFEAAVRKVLSDVRLDNDIVVSVFETNIRVLGGLLGGHSMAVMLKDSGRHMLWYRDELLQMAKDLGLRLLPAFNTSSGLPYPRVNLRYGVRGPETRTGTETDTCTACAGTMILEFAALSRFTGDPIFEAHARRALDFLWEKRQRNSNLVGTTINIHSGEWVRRDSGVGAGIDSYYEYLLKAYILLGDDQLLQRFNIHYASIMKYISQPPLLLDVHIHKPLLPARTWMDSLLAFFPGLQVLKGDIRPAIETHEMLYQVTKKHNFLPEAFTTDFRVHWAQHPLRPEFAESTYFLYKATRDPYYLEAGRTVLENLNRFARVPCGFAAMKDVRTGSHEDRMDSFFLAEMFKYLFLLFADEDDLPFDVEDYIFTTEAHLLPLSLSTTPRSRTTPAVNTVTEEELEDPNFDWTCPNTRLLFPDPAFPRNLRDPIRSAVDKSCPRPSLPREPGMGRPPLRAQDFMANNPEHLELLRRMGVSLIHLKDGRVQLVQHASQAVSAVAAEDGMRFMQEMMELSSQQQKEQLPPRAVQIISHPFFGRVVLTAGPAQFGTDLSKSSTGVRGFVTVAEPYSGCAELSNAAFVQGRIALLQRGQCMFAEKARHIQKAGAIGGIVIDDNEGSSSDTAPLFQMAGDGRNTDDITLPLLFLFHKEGNILLEALKEYREVEVLLSDKARDRGGDRLEEEEDCSTEEKDHSSPAPSTTLDQSQPSTQEEQTEESALGKEEVKPEQTVDSNEVTGAEEEELSDEGDSQSVDSLMADWQEDLEAFKQMEKDEL
- the edem3 gene encoding ER degradation-enhancing alpha-mannosidase-like protein 3 isoform X2, whose protein sequence is MVGSSSSLRHRWNLAMGTLWIFYSATMPAFLLLLLLGPSLRLSDAMSRDERHKLRDQVVEMFDHAYQNYMEHAYPADELMPLTCRGRVRGQEPSRGDVDDALGKFSLTLIDTLDTLVLLNKTAEFEAAVRKVLSDVRLDNDIVVSVFETNIRVLGGLLGGHSMAVMLKDSGRHMLWYRDELLQMAKDLGLRLLPAFNTSSGLPYPRVNLRYGVRGPETRTGTETDTCTACAGTMILEFAALSRFTGDPIFEAHARRALDFLWEKRQRNSNLVGTTINIHSGEWVRRDSGVGAGIDSYYEYLLKAYILLGDDQLLQRFNIHYASIMKYISQPPLLLDVHIHKPLLPARTWMDSLLAFFPGLQVLKGDIRPAIETHEMLYQVTKKHNFLPEAFTTDFRVHWAQHPLRPEFAESTYFLYKATRDPYYLEAGRTVLENLNRFARVPCGFAAMKDVRTGSHEDRMDSFFLAEMFKYLFLLFADEDDLPFDVEDYIFTTEAHLLPLSLSTTPRSRTTPAVNTTEEELEDPNFDWTCPNTRLLFPDPAFPRNLRDPIRSAVDKSCPRPSLPREPGMGRPPLRAQDFMANNPEHLELLRRMGVSLIHLKDGRVQLVQHASQAVSAVAAEDGMRFMQEMMELSSQQQKEQLPPRAVQIISHPFFGRVVLTAGPAQFGTDLSKSSTGVRGFVTVAEPYSGCAELSNAAFVQGRIALLQRGQCMFAEKARHIQKAGAIGGIVIDDNEGSSSDTAPLFQMAGDGRNTDDITLPLLFLFHKEGNILLEALKEYREVEVLLSDKARDRGGDRLEEEEDCSTEEKDHSSPAPSTTLDQSQPSTQEEQTEESALGKEEVKPEQTVDSNEVTGAEEEELSDEGDSQSVDSLMADWQEDLEAFKQMEKDEL